One segment of Polaribacter huanghezhanensis DNA contains the following:
- a CDS encoding DEAD/DEAH box helicase encodes MANNIKEQQDILDKLKIYSLNPMQEEALETINNNANTILLSPTGTGKTLAFLLPLLAQLDPECEEVQALIIVPSRELAIQIEHVIRNMGSGYKANAIYGGRTIAKDKIELKHTPAILIGTPGRLSDHFEQARFTTENIKTLIIDEFDISFEVGAGGDMRNIISHLPNITKRILTSATKGTSIPSYFRMDSPKTLDYLKEKAASKLMIKTILSPSKNKHNTLVDLLNHLGNDPGIVFCNKKDSIEDISAFLDKKKIAHTCFHAGMEQIDRERALIKLKNGSVSILVASDLASRGIDIPEMKFIIHYETPDAYEEYTHRNGRTARVDAKGTAYLIKGDREVFPEFIENAKVEKLSTTGKRKPQFWATLFISGGRKDKISKGDIAGLFFKQGEINKDQLGTIDLKQDCAFVAVPLTIADALVEKLNNTRLKKKKVRVSVI; translated from the coding sequence ATGGCAAATAACATAAAAGAGCAACAAGATATTCTTGATAAATTAAAGATTTATAGTTTAAATCCGATGCAGGAAGAAGCGTTGGAAACAATCAATAACAATGCAAACACCATTTTGTTATCTCCAACAGGAACTGGAAAAACATTGGCTTTTTTATTGCCTTTATTAGCGCAGTTAGATCCAGAATGTGAAGAAGTACAAGCTTTAATTATTGTACCTTCTAGAGAATTGGCGATACAAATAGAGCACGTCATTCGAAATATGGGATCTGGCTACAAAGCAAATGCTATTTATGGTGGAAGAACGATTGCAAAAGATAAAATAGAACTAAAACATACACCAGCTATTTTAATTGGCACACCAGGAAGATTGTCAGATCATTTTGAACAAGCTCGTTTTACTACAGAAAACATCAAAACATTAATTATTGATGAGTTTGATATTTCTTTTGAAGTTGGCGCAGGTGGAGATATGAGAAACATCATCAGTCATTTACCAAATATTACAAAACGCATATTGACTTCTGCGACAAAAGGAACTTCTATCCCTAGTTATTTTAGAATGGATAGTCCTAAAACATTAGATTATCTAAAAGAAAAGGCGGCATCAAAACTGATGATTAAAACCATCCTTTCTCCTTCTAAAAACAAACACAACACGCTAGTCGATTTATTAAATCATTTAGGAAATGATCCTGGAATTGTGTTTTGTAATAAGAAAGATAGCATTGAAGATATTAGTGCTTTTTTGGATAAAAAGAAGATTGCACATACGTGTTTTCATGCTGGTATGGAACAAATAGACAGAGAACGTGCTTTGATAAAATTAAAAAATGGAAGTGTTTCTATTTTAGTGGCAAGTGATTTGGCTTCAAGAGGAATTGATATCCCTGAAATGAAATTCATCATTCATTATGAAACTCCAGATGCTTACGAAGAATACACACATAGAAATGGAAGAACTGCTAGAGTAGATGCAAAAGGAACAGCTTATTTGATAAAAGGAGATAGAGAAGTTTTTCCTGAGTTTATTGAAAATGCTAAAGTTGAAAAATTATCTACAACCGGTAAAAGAAAACCTCAATTTTGGGCAACCTTATTTATTTCTGGAGGAAGAAAAGATAAAATTTCTAAAGGAGATATTGCAGGACTTTTCTTTAAACAAGGCGAAATTAATAAAGACCAATTAGGAACTATTGACTTGAAACAAGATTGTGCTTTTGTAGCGGTGCCTTTAACCATTGCTGATGCTTTGGTAGAGAAACTAAACAATACTCGTTTAAAAAAGAAAAAAGTAAGAGTGAGCGTTATCTAA
- a CDS encoding efflux RND transporter periplasmic adaptor subunit: MKQLIYLFIFIFVLQSCKQKTTSVETKNVLLPQVTITHPVLGDIKEFEEINGQIIFLNKTTISSPITGYVTLVNAKIGDKITKGELLYKIQTKESIALQKAKVSPNSNFGIVAVYASVTGYVNAQSIPDSGVFVNEGNNMITIIKNTDLAIQVNAPFSLSALIQTQKSIAIELPNKEQKTAYFYKTIPTVDAVSQTQQILFKLKKFTPLPENLNVLIKIPILERNQTILINKEAVLSNETQDEFWIMKVTENNVALKINIKKGLENNKDVEILSPKLYLKDKIIVKGAYGLSDSTQVKIN, encoded by the coding sequence TGTACTACTTCCACAAGTTACCATAACACATCCTGTGCTTGGAGACATCAAAGAATTCGAAGAAATAAATGGGCAAATTATTTTTTTAAATAAAACAACTATTTCTTCTCCAATAACAGGGTATGTAACCTTGGTAAATGCTAAAATTGGTGATAAAATAACCAAGGGAGAATTGTTGTACAAAATTCAGACTAAAGAAAGCATTGCGTTGCAAAAAGCGAAAGTTTCACCAAATTCAAACTTTGGAATTGTTGCTGTGTATGCCTCAGTAACAGGATATGTAAATGCGCAAAGCATTCCCGATTCTGGTGTTTTTGTAAACGAAGGAAATAACATGATTACGATTATAAAAAACACGGATTTAGCTATTCAAGTAAATGCGCCTTTTTCTTTAAGTGCTTTAATTCAAACCCAAAAAAGCATTGCTATAGAATTGCCTAATAAAGAACAAAAAACAGCCTATTTCTATAAAACAATTCCCACTGTTGATGCTGTTTCGCAAACACAACAAATTCTTTTTAAACTGAAAAAGTTTACTCCTTTACCAGAAAATTTGAATGTATTGATTAAGATTCCAATTCTAGAAAGAAATCAGACGATATTAATCAACAAAGAAGCCGTTTTATCAAACGAAACACAAGATGAATTTTGGATAATGAAAGTGACTGAAAATAATGTAGCATTAAAAATCAACATCAAAAAAGGATTAGAAAACAATAAAGACGTTGAAATTTTATCACCTAAACTATACCTAAAAGACAAAATTATTGTGAAAGGAGCTTATGGATTGTCTGATAGCACACAAGTAAAAATCAATTAA
- a CDS encoding DEAD/DEAH box helicase has translation MSKRFSDLGIHDQLVQGLADLQISIPTDIQEKTIPVILHQQEDVVALAKTGTGKTAAFGLPLLQLIDVDKTNIQAVILAPTRELGQQIYTNLVSFSTHLPAISIATICGGIPIKPQIERLKSTTHIVVATPGRLADLIERKAIDIKNISYFILDEADEMVSALKVGLDAIIKEIPKSRRTLLFTATMLGAIKQLVQNYMSKHVIQIEADMTTVGHQGIDHQYVVVAPIEKLEVLLHFLNSKEGKRGIIFCKTKAAVNKLAKNLAINKFSSGAIHGSLSQGIRDRIMGQFREGFIDILVATDLAARGIDVKDVSYVINYHLPDTYDAYVHRSGRTARAGATGLSLTILQQEEVADIADFEKELGIVFKEFKKADAKSIEENNGLLWAKKIFKTKPNRTISEEFRKEVRTIFHHLTKEELIEKVLANYIAQTNSGASKSEEPKKKKKK, from the coding sequence ATGTCAAAACGTTTTTCCGATTTAGGAATTCATGATCAGTTAGTACAAGGCTTGGCTGATTTACAGATTTCTATTCCAACAGATATTCAAGAAAAAACAATTCCGGTTATTTTACATCAACAAGAAGATGTAGTAGCTTTGGCAAAAACAGGAACAGGAAAAACTGCGGCATTTGGTTTGCCTTTATTGCAATTGATAGATGTTGATAAAACTAATATTCAGGCAGTAATCTTAGCACCAACAAGAGAATTAGGGCAACAGATTTATACAAATTTAGTGTCTTTTTCTACACATTTACCAGCAATTTCTATTGCTACAATCTGTGGTGGAATTCCAATTAAACCTCAAATAGAACGTTTAAAAAGCACTACACATATTGTTGTGGCAACTCCAGGGCGTTTGGCAGATTTAATAGAACGTAAAGCAATCGACATTAAAAACATTTCTTATTTTATCTTAGATGAAGCAGATGAAATGGTAAGCGCCTTAAAAGTTGGATTGGATGCAATTATCAAAGAAATCCCGAAATCGAGAAGAACGTTATTGTTTACGGCAACAATGCTAGGAGCCATTAAACAATTGGTTCAGAATTACATGTCAAAACACGTTATTCAGATAGAAGCTGATATGACTACTGTTGGACATCAAGGAATTGACCATCAATATGTGGTCGTAGCACCGATAGAAAAGCTAGAAGTGCTGTTGCATTTCTTAAATTCTAAAGAAGGAAAGCGAGGCATCATTTTTTGTAAAACAAAAGCTGCCGTAAATAAATTAGCGAAAAACTTAGCCATCAATAAATTTTCATCTGGTGCCATTCATGGGAGTTTAAGTCAAGGAATTCGAGATCGAATTATGGGGCAATTTAGAGAAGGTTTTATCGATATTTTAGTGGCAACGGATTTGGCAGCAAGAGGAATTGATGTCAAAGATGTTTCTTATGTAATCAATTATCATTTACCAGACACCTATGATGCGTATGTGCATAGAAGTGGACGAACAGCGAGAGCAGGAGCAACCGGACTTTCTTTAACTATTTTACAGCAAGAAGAAGTTGCTGACATTGCTGATTTTGAAAAAGAATTAGGCATTGTTTTTAAAGAATTTAAAAAAGCAGATGCTAAAAGTATTGAAGAAAACAACGGATTGTTGTGGGCAAAGAAAATATTTAAGACCAAACCAAATCGCACTATTTCTGAAGAGTTTAGAAAAGAAGTGAGAACAATTTTTCATCATTTAACAAAAGAAGAATTGATAGAAAAAGTATTGGCAAATTATATAGCACAAACCAATTCAGGAGCTTCAAAATCAGAAGAGCCTAAAAAGAAAAAGAAGAAATAG
- a CDS encoding c-type cytochrome: MKTIHKIVITALLLFITGGILVSCASSKEVYSKVTKIEDEFKIEKSGAQLWGEACNRCHLAPSPADYNDIDWSTISLHMRIRANLTEKDITKIADFLKSSN, translated from the coding sequence ATGAAAACAATACATAAAATAGTTATAACAGCTTTGCTGCTTTTTATTACTGGAGGAATATTAGTTAGTTGTGCTTCTTCAAAGGAGGTGTATTCTAAAGTAACAAAAATTGAAGACGAATTTAAAATTGAAAAATCGGGAGCTCAATTATGGGGAGAAGCTTGTAATAGATGCCATTTGGCACCTTCACCTGCTGATTACAATGATATCGATTGGAGCACAATAAGCTTACACATGAGAATACGTGCTAATTTAACAGAAAAAGACATCACAAAAATAGCAGACTTCTTAAAATCCTCAAATTAA
- a CDS encoding efflux RND transporter permease subunit: MDKIFVKYKSPITVILLLILIGGAYSYKNLSTSLFPNVTFPKIKIIADNGQQPVDKMMVTVTKPLENAIKRVENLKLIRSITSMGSCEISAFMDWGSDINIDKQRLESRIAQIKNSLPPNTQIVVEKMNPSILSIMGYSLQSDVKNQVELKMIGEYIVKPYLSRIEGVAAIEVIGGKTKEFQVILDQKKLSTLKIKPQEIINAIQQTGFIQANGYTVDYKRLYLTVTDATINNKKQLENLVIFDNAKSKISLKDIATIQISEKTEYIKINADGKNVPLIAVLKQPNSNLIDVADKVTKSIEELNKILPKGVQLVKYYNQADFVSTSLKSIIDVLWIGLVLAIIVVMIFLRSFKASSVLLVTIPITLGLTFLVMKALGYDLNIMTIGAIAAAIGLIIDDAVIIVEQIHRTHEENPKEPATALVGKAIQFLFPAMVSSSLSTIVIFFPFALMTGVAGAYFKILTETMIITLAVSFVVTWIGLPVVYLLFSKKNPKEIKVHPLKERKWVRYFIERPLFSYAFILVTILSIVFVLPKLKTGFLPEMDEGSIILDYNSPSGTSLNETDRMLSEVDAILDQIPEVKAYSRRTGTQMGFFITEPNRGDYLIELKKNRKKTTFEVTDIIRKRVEGSIPALTVDFGQVITDMLGDLMSSVQPIEIKIFGTDHKKLQELSKIVAKKVENVKGTADVFNGIIIAGPMLSIHPKESILKQYGLSSSDLQLQIQTYLNGTIAGAILEKEQLTNIRVLHPDNATIPIEQLKEAKIATNSGTYLPLAIFADFSMKQGVSEIERENLQSMGVVTARLNNRDLGSVIHDIKKELAQLQLPPAYQIVYGGSYAEQQKSFNELLLILIFGGLLVFTVILFMFRNLMLSFIVIFVSVLGISGSVLALYFTNTPLNVGSYTGIIMIIGILGEASIFTIYLFLAEIKKRGQKEAIIYSISARLRPKLMTAISAIVALMPLALGIGTGAQMHQPLAIAVVGGFIIALPLLLIVLPTLVYKLASFKIEEKA; this comes from the coding sequence ATGGATAAAATATTTGTAAAATATAAAAGTCCTATTACCGTAATTTTATTATTGATATTGATTGGCGGCGCGTATTCTTATAAGAATTTAAGCACTTCTCTATTTCCGAATGTTACTTTTCCTAAAATAAAAATCATTGCAGATAACGGACAACAACCTGTTGATAAAATGATGGTTACCGTTACCAAACCATTAGAAAATGCTATAAAAAGAGTAGAAAATTTAAAATTGATTCGCAGTATTACCAGCATGGGATCTTGTGAGATTTCTGCTTTTATGGATTGGGGTTCAGATATCAATATTGATAAGCAGCGGTTAGAATCTAGAATTGCCCAAATAAAAAACAGTTTACCTCCAAATACACAAATTGTTGTAGAAAAAATGAATCCTTCCATTTTATCAATAATGGGATATTCGCTTCAATCTGATGTAAAGAATCAAGTAGAATTAAAAATGATTGGCGAGTACATTGTAAAACCGTATTTATCAAGAATTGAAGGCGTGGCTGCAATTGAAGTAATTGGCGGAAAAACCAAAGAATTTCAAGTCATTTTAGATCAGAAAAAATTAAGTACTTTAAAAATAAAACCTCAAGAGATTATTAATGCCATTCAGCAAACAGGATTTATCCAAGCGAATGGGTACACTGTTGATTATAAGCGTTTGTATTTAACGGTTACCGATGCAACTATTAATAATAAAAAGCAATTAGAAAATTTAGTAATTTTTGACAATGCAAAAAGTAAAATCAGCTTAAAAGATATTGCGACGATTCAAATTTCTGAAAAAACAGAATACATAAAAATCAATGCAGATGGTAAAAACGTACCATTAATTGCTGTTTTAAAGCAACCCAATAGCAATTTAATTGATGTTGCAGATAAAGTAACAAAAAGTATTGAAGAGTTAAATAAGATTCTTCCCAAAGGAGTACAATTGGTGAAATATTACAACCAAGCAGATTTTGTAAGTACTAGTTTAAAAAGTATTATTGATGTTCTTTGGATAGGCTTAGTTTTAGCCATTATTGTGGTGATGATTTTTTTACGTTCTTTTAAAGCAAGTAGTGTTTTATTGGTAACCATTCCAATTACCTTAGGCTTAACATTTTTAGTGATGAAAGCATTGGGTTATGATTTAAATATTATGACTATTGGAGCTATTGCTGCAGCTATTGGGTTAATTATAGATGATGCAGTAATTATTGTTGAACAAATCCATAGAACTCACGAAGAAAACCCAAAAGAACCAGCAACAGCTTTGGTTGGAAAAGCCATTCAATTTTTATTTCCAGCAATGGTAAGTTCTTCTTTAAGCACCATAGTAATTTTCTTTCCTTTTGCACTAATGACAGGTGTTGCAGGAGCATATTTTAAAATTTTAACCGAAACAATGATTATTACTTTGGCCGTTTCCTTTGTTGTTACTTGGATTGGCCTGCCAGTTGTGTATTTATTATTTTCTAAAAAAAATCCAAAGGAAATTAAAGTACATCCTTTGAAAGAGCGAAAATGGGTGCGTTATTTTATTGAAAGACCACTATTTTCTTATGCTTTTATTCTCGTAACAATTTTGAGTATTGTTTTTGTACTACCTAAATTAAAAACAGGCTTTTTGCCAGAAATGGATGAAGGTTCTATCATTTTAGATTACAACAGTCCATCAGGAACTTCACTAAATGAAACCGACAGAATGCTTTCTGAAGTAGATGCTATTTTAGATCAGATTCCTGAAGTAAAAGCGTATTCACGTAGAACAGGAACACAAATGGGCTTTTTTATTACAGAGCCAAACAGAGGTGATTACTTGATAGAATTGAAAAAAAACAGAAAAAAAACCACTTTTGAAGTTACAGACATTATTCGTAAACGAGTAGAAGGCTCAATTCCAGCATTAACGGTTGATTTTGGTCAAGTAATTACAGATATGTTAGGAGATTTGATGAGTAGTGTGCAACCTATTGAAATTAAAATTTTTGGTACAGATCATAAAAAACTACAAGAATTATCGAAAATAGTTGCGAAAAAAGTAGAAAATGTAAAGGGTACCGCAGATGTTTTTAATGGAATTATAATTGCGGGTCCAATGTTAAGCATTCATCCTAAAGAAAGCATTTTAAAACAATATGGTTTGTCGTCAAGTGATTTACAACTACAAATTCAGACCTATTTAAATGGTACCATTGCAGGGGCAATTTTAGAAAAAGAACAGTTAACAAATATTAGAGTATTGCATCCTGATAATGCTACTATACCCATTGAACAACTTAAAGAAGCCAAAATAGCCACTAATTCAGGTACTTATTTACCACTAGCTATTTTTGCTGATTTTTCTATGAAACAAGGTGTTTCTGAAATCGAAAGAGAAAATTTACAATCTATGGGCGTAGTAACAGCCCGTCTTAATAACAGAGATTTAGGAAGCGTAATACACGATATTAAAAAAGAACTGGCACAACTACAATTACCACCAGCTTACCAAATAGTATACGGAGGATCTTATGCTGAACAGCAAAAATCATTTAACGAATTGTTACTCATTTTAATATTTGGTGGTTTGTTGGTATTTACGGTAATCTTATTTATGTTTCGCAATTTAATGCTTTCATTCATCGTGATTTTTGTAAGTGTTTTAGGAATTTCTGGAAGTGTTTTGGCTTTGTATTTCACAAATACTCCGTTAAATGTAGGAAGTTACACAGGTATTATTATGATTATTGGTATTTTAGGAGAAGCTTCCATTTTTACCATCTACTTATTTTTAGCCGAGATTAAAAAAAGAGGGCAAAAAGAAGCGATTATTTATTCCATTTCTGCAAGATTACGACCAAAATTAATGACGGCCATTAGTGCCATTGTTGCATTAATGCCTTTAGCTTTAGGAATCGGAACTGGCGCACAAATGCATCAACCTTTGGCAATTGCGGTTGTTGGTGGATTTATTATTGCGTTGCCTCTTTTATTAATTGTTTTACCAACATTGGTATATAAATTGGCAAGTTTTAAGATAGAAGAAAAAGCCTAA
- a CDS encoding cold-shock protein: protein MSKGTVKFFNESKGFGFITEEGVDKDHFVHISGLIDEIREGDSVEFDLQEGNKGLNAVNVKVI from the coding sequence ATGAGTAAAGGAACAGTAAAATTTTTCAATGAGTCTAAAGGATTTGGATTTATCACAGAAGAAGGAGTAGACAAAGATCATTTTGTACACATCTCAGGATTAATCGATGAAATTCGTGAAGGCGATAGCGTTGAATTTGATTTACAAGAAGGAAACAAAGGATTAAATGCAGTTAACGTAAAAGTTATCTAA